The sequence below is a genomic window from Nostoc flagelliforme CCNUN1.
TATGCTTTTCAACATAATATTACAATATTTAACTAATAATTTGGCATAACAAGTACTGAAGAACCTTAAAAATCTATTTTTTAGTAAGTTATTAGGGATTATCATAGACAGGATTTATCAATAACTTATAATCCCAAGTTATATTACTAAGTCTAAATAATTTTTTATATTCCAGTTACCCGTTGCCATTTTCTCTCATGGGATAAATTGGATTTATCCCATGAGAGAAAATGACCTGTCGATTTTATGGTTAATCTTGTAAAAGTAACGAGCGCGGAGGGATTTGAACCCCCGACCCACAGAACCGGAATCTGTTGCTCTATCCACTGAGCCACGCGCCCTTATATTTTTATATCATAGCACGTTTGTGATAAAATTTTCAGCCTAGAGAAACTTGCTTTATAAGTTCAAAGATAATTAGCTGGGTCTACTGGTGTACCATTCCGACGAACTTCAAAGTGGAGGTGGGGGCCAGTTGAGAAACCTGTGGAACCGACAGCAGCGATCGCTTGTCCGCGTTCGACTGCTTGGCCTTCGGAAACATACAACTCGCTGGTATGTCCGTAGAGTGTAGTCATACCATTGCCGTGGTTGATAATTACTGCTCTGCCATAACCACCATACCACCCAGCAAAAATTACTCTGCCCGAATCGGCTGCCCGAATTTTACTACCATAGCTAGCGGCAAAATCCAATCCGGCATGAAAGCGACGATAGCCAAGGATTGGGTGCATCCGCCAGCCAAAGGGACTGCTAGTAGAAGCATCGCTTGGATATGCCATTATACCAGTTCCCCGAATGATCACACTTGTCCGGCTGTTAGTTTTTGCTTGCGCCTCCTCTGTTGCTCTGGCTTCTGCTACCTTTTGTTGAATCAATACTTCCAGATTTTGAGATTCCCTCTCTAGCTGGTTTTGTGCTGCTTCCAAGGCTAGGCGATCGCTATTAAGACGTTGAATCAATTCCGATTGTGACTCCGCCTGGTTTTGATAATCGGATTTTTGTGCTAACAATTGCTCACGAATCAAGGCAATTTCGTTTTTTTGCTGTTCTACGTCCGTTTTTTGTTGATTGATCAGCTTTGCTTGTTGGTTGAGTTTTACCAAAATTTGTTCGTCTGCCTGATACACTAACTTCAACTGATGACGACGGCTGAAAAAGTCGCTGATATTTTCACTTTCGAGCAAAACTGCCCATCCAACAGATGCAGGCGATCGCTGGAGATAACGCAATCGTGCTACTGTTGCTATTTGCCGCTCCTCATAAGAACGTTCCGCTACTGCTAAATCAGTTTCCAACTGCTGGAGGCGTTGGGTGGCGAGTTGTAATCGTGATTCGCTCTCTTGAATGTAGCTATCTGTAGTTTGCAGATTTTGCTTTAAACCAGTGAGGTGTTTTTGGGCCTCTTGTTGGAGATTTGTTAAGCGATTGCGATCGTTAACCACACTCTGACGCTGCTGGTTCATTTGTTGCTGCTGTTGTCGCAAATTATCAATAGAGCCTGTGGAGGTTGCGTGGACTGGAATTAATGCCAAACAAATCCACAGAATGCAGCAAAATACAATAGATAAATAGCCAAAAATCTGCTTTTTTCTTATAAATTGCGCTCTCATAGCGTGAAGCCCAACCAAAACGATGCTTTCAAACACTATGAGGATTATTCCCAAAATCTGATTCACCCACTCCAACGCATGATTAAATTGTCTGCCAAGTTGTAACACAAAGATTCCAGCGATGTCAGCATTGAGCAGTTATATCAGCCGATGAGATGTATGAACACACGTGTAGCAATTTTCTTAATTACCTTGGTTTTTCCAGGTTTGGCAGTGGTATGAGTATCGTTATATTGGTTTAATCTCGATTATGCAGCACTGATCAAAGCTGAAAGGTATGTGGAAAACCTGGTAGAGGTGGGAAAAGTAAATGATAGACAGTTAGAGTACGCCTATCATCGCACCTACATTCATCGCATCAATGTATTTGCCGATGGGACTTGGGCATTACTGGGAGGAGTAATCGCAGCGCTAGGCATACATGGATTAGTCACTATTAAAGACAATCCAAGAACTGACTAAGTACAGCATTTCATTAATTTATAGCGAATTAAATTTGGTAATACCTTGCATTGTTAATGCATCTCGATACAATGCCAATGCGTCGTCCGCATTGTTAATGCATCCCGATACAATGCCAATGCGTCGTCCGCATTGTTAATGCATCCCGATACAATGCCA
It includes:
- a CDS encoding murein hydrolase activator EnvC family protein, which encodes MRAQFIRKKQIFGYLSIVFCCILWICLALIPVHATSTGSIDNLRQQQQQMNQQRQSVVNDRNRLTNLQQEAQKHLTGLKQNLQTTDSYIQESESRLQLATQRLQQLETDLAVAERSYEERQIATVARLRYLQRSPASVGWAVLLESENISDFFSRRHQLKLVYQADEQILVKLNQQAKLINQQKTDVEQQKNEIALIREQLLAQKSDYQNQAESQSELIQRLNSDRLALEAAQNQLERESQNLEVLIQQKVAEARATEEAQAKTNSRTSVIIRGTGIMAYPSDASTSSPFGWRMHPILGYRRFHAGLDFAASYGSKIRAADSGRVIFAGWYGGYGRAVIINHGNGMTTLYGHTSELYVSEGQAVERGQAIAAVGSTGFSTGPHLHFEVRRNGTPVDPANYL